From Methylocystis sp. ATCC 49242, one genomic window encodes:
- the gyrB gene encoding DNA topoisomerase (ATP-hydrolyzing) subunit B, with amino-acid sequence MSENEKNVDPAEYGAESIKVLRGLDAVRKRPGMYIGDTDDGTGLHHMVYEVVDNAIDEALAGHATRVTVTLNADGSCSVTDNGRGIPTDIHPEEGVSAAEVIMTQLHAGGKFDQNSYKVSGGLHGVGVSVVNALSVWLKLRIWRNGKEHAMEFANGDAVTKLAIVGDAPIEDGKPKRGTEVTFLPSTATFTMVEFDYATIEHRLRELAFLNSGVRIVLTDARHAEVKREELFYEGGLEAFVRWLDRAKSPLISAPILVNGKRDHISVEVALWWNDSYHENVLAFTNNIPQRDGGTHLAGFRAALTRQITGYADSSGLTKREKVDLSGDDCREGLTCVLSVKVPDPKFSSQTKDKLVSSEVRPAVENVMNEILGQWLEEHPAEAKNIVSKVVEAAAAREAARKARELTRRKGALDVANLPGKLADCQERDPAKSELFIVEGDSAGGTAKQGRDRAFQAVLPLRGKILNVERARFDKMLSSEQIGTLITALGTGVGRDEFNADKLRYHKIIIMTDADVDGAHIRTLILTFFYRQMPELIERGHVFIAQAPLYKVTKGKSTQYLKDERALEDYLIDSLLDGAVLRTGSEDRAGADLRKVLEDARAFRTVMASLHSRYDRHVVEQAAMAGALAPHGENGEADRLAQEVARRLDAIAEETERGWTGEPREGGYVFKRTLRGVTQAVILDAAMLNSSEARKLHERAESLRDVFSAPATLIRRGDEAPLSGPIALYEAMNQIGRKGLTIQRYKGLGEMNAEQLWETTLDREARSLLQVKVKEAAEADDIFVKLMGDVVEPRREFIQENALSVANLDV; translated from the coding sequence ATGAGCGAGAACGAGAAGAACGTCGACCCGGCCGAATATGGCGCCGAATCCATCAAGGTGCTGCGCGGGCTGGACGCCGTGCGCAAGCGTCCTGGCATGTATATCGGCGACACCGATGACGGCACCGGCCTGCATCACATGGTCTATGAGGTCGTCGACAACGCCATCGACGAGGCGCTCGCCGGCCACGCCACGCGCGTCACGGTCACGCTCAACGCCGACGGCTCCTGCTCCGTCACCGACAATGGCCGCGGCATTCCGACCGACATCCACCCCGAGGAGGGCGTGTCGGCGGCCGAAGTCATCATGACGCAGCTCCACGCCGGCGGTAAGTTCGACCAGAATTCCTACAAGGTTTCCGGCGGCCTGCACGGCGTCGGCGTCTCGGTCGTCAATGCGCTCTCCGTGTGGCTGAAGCTGCGCATCTGGCGCAACGGCAAAGAGCACGCGATGGAATTCGCCAATGGCGACGCCGTCACGAAGCTCGCCATCGTCGGCGACGCGCCGATCGAGGACGGGAAGCCCAAGCGCGGCACGGAAGTGACCTTCCTGCCCTCCACCGCGACCTTCACCATGGTCGAATTCGACTATGCGACGATCGAGCACCGACTGCGCGAACTCGCCTTCCTCAATTCCGGCGTGCGCATCGTCCTCACCGACGCGCGCCACGCCGAAGTCAAGCGGGAGGAGCTATTCTACGAAGGCGGGCTGGAGGCTTTCGTGCGCTGGCTCGACCGCGCCAAGTCGCCGCTGATTTCGGCGCCGATTCTCGTCAACGGCAAACGCGACCACATCAGCGTCGAAGTCGCGCTGTGGTGGAACGACAGCTACCACGAGAATGTGCTGGCCTTCACGAACAACATTCCGCAGCGGGACGGCGGCACCCATCTCGCGGGCTTCCGCGCCGCGCTGACGCGCCAGATTACGGGCTATGCCGACTCGTCGGGCCTGACCAAGCGCGAGAAGGTCGATCTCTCGGGCGACGACTGCCGCGAGGGCCTGACCTGCGTGCTGTCCGTGAAAGTGCCGGACCCGAAGTTCTCGTCGCAGACGAAGGACAAGCTCGTCTCGTCGGAGGTGCGTCCGGCCGTCGAGAATGTCATGAATGAAATTCTCGGCCAATGGCTCGAGGAGCATCCGGCCGAAGCGAAGAACATCGTCTCCAAGGTCGTCGAGGCGGCGGCCGCGCGCGAGGCGGCGCGCAAGGCGCGCGAACTCACGCGGCGCAAGGGCGCGCTCGACGTCGCGAATCTGCCCGGCAAGCTCGCCGACTGCCAGGAGCGCGATCCGGCCAAGTCCGAACTCTTCATCGTCGAGGGCGACTCGGCCGGCGGCACCGCGAAGCAGGGCCGCGACCGCGCCTTCCAGGCCGTGCTGCCCCTGCGCGGCAAGATCCTGAACGTCGAGCGCGCGCGTTTCGACAAGATGCTCTCGTCGGAGCAGATCGGCACGCTGATCACGGCGCTCGGCACGGGCGTCGGGCGCGACGAATTCAACGCCGACAAGCTGCGTTATCACAAGATCATCATCATGACCGACGCGGACGTCGACGGCGCCCACATCCGCACGCTGATCCTGACCTTCTTCTACCGGCAGATGCCGGAGCTGATCGAGCGCGGCCATGTGTTCATCGCGCAGGCGCCGCTCTACAAGGTCACGAAGGGCAAGTCGACGCAATATCTCAAGGACGAGCGCGCGCTGGAGGATTATCTCATCGACAGCCTGCTCGACGGCGCGGTGTTGCGCACGGGATCGGAAGATCGCGCCGGCGCCGATCTGCGCAAGGTGCTGGAGGACGCGCGTGCCTTCCGAACCGTGATGGCGAGCCTGCATTCGCGCTACGATCGCCATGTCGTGGAGCAGGCGGCGATGGCCGGCGCTCTGGCGCCGCATGGCGAGAACGGCGAGGCCGATCGCCTCGCTCAGGAAGTCGCGCGTCGGCTCGACGCCATCGCAGAGGAGACCGAGCGCGGCTGGACGGGCGAACCGCGCGAGGGCGGTTACGTCTTCAAGCGCACGCTGCGCGGCGTGACGCAGGCGGTGATCCTCGACGCGGCGATGCTGAATTCGAGCGAAGCTCGCAAGCTGCATGAACGCGCCGAAAGCCTGCGCGACGTCTTCTCCGCGCCCGCGACGCTGATCCGCCGCGGCGACGAGGCGCCGCTCTCGGGTCCCATCGCGCTTTACGAGGCGATGAACCAGATCGGCCGCAAGGGCCTCACCATCCAGCGTTACAAGGGTCTGGGCGAAATGAACGCCGAGCAGCTCTGGGAGACGACCCTCGACCGCGAGGCGCGCTCGCTGTTGCAGGTGAAGGTGAAGGAGGCCGCCGAGGCCGACGACATTTTCGTGAAGCTGATGGGCGACGTGGTGGAGCCACGCCGCGAGTTCATCCAGGAGAATGCGCTGAGCGTCGCGAATCTGGATGTGTGA
- a CDS encoding glutathione S-transferase family protein — protein MKFYMTPGSCSTGIHILLEEIGLVFEAHVLNLPRGDHLTPEYLAINPNGTIPTLVCDDGLVLTDFVSIATWLAKSHPRRKLLPEDPSLAQEALAMLEFCTRHIHGEGFRRVFTPERYGAAREEIITEGRAIAESAFEAVNAELAGRAYVAGDFSIADAALFYVEFWADKIGMTLQPNCRAHYQRMKTRPAVRQVLAEEGYR, from the coding sequence ATGAAATTCTACATGACGCCGGGCTCCTGCTCGACCGGCATCCATATCCTGCTCGAGGAGATCGGCCTCGTTTTCGAGGCCCATGTGCTCAATCTGCCGCGCGGCGATCATTTGACGCCGGAATATCTCGCGATCAATCCGAATGGAACCATTCCGACGCTGGTTTGCGACGACGGGCTGGTTCTGACCGATTTCGTCAGCATCGCGACATGGCTGGCGAAAAGCCATCCGCGCCGCAAACTGCTCCCCGAAGATCCCTCGCTCGCGCAGGAAGCGCTGGCGATGCTCGAATTCTGCACGCGACATATCCACGGCGAAGGATTTCGCCGCGTCTTCACGCCCGAGCGCTATGGCGCCGCGCGCGAGGAAATCATCACGGAAGGGCGCGCGATAGCCGAGAGCGCATTCGAGGCCGTCAACGCCGAACTCGCCGGGCGCGCCTATGTCGCGGGCGACTTCTCCATCGCCGACGCGGCGCTTTTCTATGTCGAATTCTGGGCGGACAAGATCGGCATGACGTTGCAGCCCAATTGTCGCGCCCATTACCAGCGCATGAAAACGCGCCCCGCCGTAAGGCAGGTGCTCGCGGAGGAAGGCTATCGTTAG